One segment of Deltaproteobacteria bacterium DNA contains the following:
- a CDS encoding response regulator, with amino-acid sequence MEKILFVDDEQNVLDALDRQLRRKYNLRTAISGEAGLEMIAREGPFAVVVSDMRMPLMDGIMFLKEVRRLAPQTVRLMLTGNAERQTAIDAINQGAIFRFLTKPSPVEEIVPALNAALEQYRLITAEKELLEKTLKGSIKILVDILSLANPVAFSQAMRIRKYVASIARRLSLPSPWQYEVAALLASLGFVNIPPEIIEKHLSGTALTDQEKEMIASVPQTSGMLLANIPRLATVAAMITQQNNSCKSPLVFDGTENTEIIRTGANLLRVLTDFDTLLHRYDPAEAIRIMAGRPDHYDPSLLDLLTTLDLPRRNRIVRRVKISELRNGMIIDEDVYNAKRIMVVPRGYEVNDMTCERLKNFLSSQLESGTVRILQQEYSEEN; translated from the coding sequence ATGGAAAAGATTCTATTCGTAGATGATGAACAAAACGTTCTCGACGCCCTCGATCGGCAGCTTCGCAGGAAATACAACCTCCGCACGGCCATAAGCGGTGAAGCGGGTCTGGAAATGATCGCCCGGGAAGGACCCTTCGCCGTGGTCGTATCGGATATGCGCATGCCCCTCATGGACGGGATCATGTTTCTCAAAGAGGTCCGCAGGCTGGCGCCTCAAACGGTTCGGCTGATGTTGACGGGAAACGCCGAACGCCAGACCGCCATCGATGCCATCAACCAGGGGGCTATTTTCCGTTTTTTAACGAAACCCTCTCCGGTCGAAGAAATCGTTCCGGCCCTGAATGCGGCATTGGAACAGTACCGTCTGATCACGGCGGAGAAGGAGTTGCTTGAAAAGACGCTCAAGGGAAGCATCAAAATTCTCGTCGACATTTTGTCTCTGGCTAATCCCGTCGCATTCAGCCAGGCCATGCGCATCCGGAAATACGTCGCCTCGATTGCGCGCCGCTTGTCGCTTCCGTCCCCCTGGCAGTACGAGGTGGCGGCGCTGCTGGCGTCCCTCGGATTTGTCAACATCCCGCCGGAAATCATCGAAAAACATCTGTCCGGAACGGCCCTGACCGATCAAGAGAAAGAGATGATCGCCTCCGTTCCCCAAACATCCGGCATGCTCCTGGCCAATATCCCGCGTCTCGCCACTGTGGCGGCCATGATCACACAGCAAAACAATTCATGCAAAAGCCCCCTGGTTTTTGACGGCACCGAAAACACCGAAATCATCCGCACCGGCGCAAACCTGCTCAGGGTATTGACTGATTTTGACACCCTGCTGCACCGTTACGACCCGGCAGAGGCCATCCGGATCATGGCCGGGCGCCCTGATCACTATGACCCGTCCCTTCTGGACCTGCTGACGACTCTCGATCTGCCCCGCCGAAACCGAATCGTGCGCCGGGTCAAGATCAGCGAGCTGCGCAACGGCATGATCATCGACGAGGACGTCTACAACGCCAAGAGAATCATGGTGGTTCCCAGGGGCTATGAAGTCAACGATATGACCTGCGAAAGGCTGAAAAACTTTCTTTCGTCTCAATTGGAATCGGGAACGGTCCGTATCTTGCAACAAGAATATTCGGAAGAAAACTGA
- a CDS encoding molybdopterin-binding protein, which translates to MKSRYLETEKAVGKVLCHDMTQIIRGVHKGPRFKKGHVIREEDVPVLLSMGKHHIQLMDLDPGELHEEDAGLRLAEAVAGPGLALKGPMEGKYELIAASDGLLRVDAKTLLKINRIPQIAVVTLHDLTPVRKGERVAGAKVVPLVIEEKYVTRVEGLAKQVYPLITVKPYRKMKVGGVITGREVSEGRIDDGFGPVLGEKAAAFGLEAPEITYVGDDRERIAGAILDQLERGCELVLVTGGMSVDPDDMTPAGIRMTGAKIIRYGAPVMPGSMFLMAYKGDIPIIGVPGCAMYADTTILDLLLPRVLAGEKITAQDVVRFGHGGLCRNCKECVYPVCAFGKG; encoded by the coding sequence ATGAAAAGCCGATACCTGGAAACAGAAAAAGCCGTGGGGAAAGTGCTCTGCCATGATATGACCCAGATCATCCGGGGGGTCCACAAAGGTCCCCGATTCAAAAAAGGACACGTCATCCGGGAAGAGGATGTACCGGTTCTGCTCAGTATGGGGAAGCATCACATCCAGTTGATGGATCTCGATCCGGGGGAACTCCACGAGGAAGACGCGGGCCTGCGCCTTGCCGAAGCCGTCGCGGGCCCGGGGCTGGCCCTCAAAGGCCCCATGGAAGGGAAATACGAGCTGATCGCGGCGTCGGACGGCCTGCTGAGGGTTGACGCGAAGACCCTCCTTAAAATCAACCGCATCCCCCAGATAGCCGTTGTGACCCTGCATGACCTGACACCGGTCCGCAAAGGAGAACGGGTGGCGGGAGCGAAGGTCGTTCCCCTGGTTATCGAGGAAAAATATGTGACCCGGGTCGAGGGCCTGGCCAAGCAGGTTTACCCACTGATCACCGTGAAGCCCTACCGGAAAATGAAGGTAGGCGGTGTGATTACGGGGCGGGAAGTCAGTGAAGGCCGGATCGATGACGGGTTCGGGCCCGTCCTGGGGGAGAAGGCGGCGGCCTTCGGTCTTGAAGCCCCGGAGATCACCTATGTCGGTGACGACCGGGAGAGAATCGCAGGGGCGATTCTGGATCAACTTGAAAGGGGTTGCGAACTGGTTCTCGTGACGGGGGGCATGTCCGTCGATCCCGACGACATGACCCCCGCCGGTATCCGGATGACCGGCGCGAAAATCATTCGCTACGGGGCCCCGGTCATGCCCGGTTCCATGTTCCTCATGGCCTACAAGGGAGACATCCCCATCATTGGTGTTCCCGGATGCGCCATGTACGCGGATACGACGATTCTTGATCTGCTCCTCCCCCGGGTGCTCGCGGGTGAAAAAATCACCGCTCAGGACGTTGTTCGTTTCGGCCATGGCGGTCTGTGCCGGAATTGCAAGGAATGCGTTTATCCCGTCTGTGCCTTTGGTAAGGGCTAG
- the yqeC gene encoding putative selenium-dependent hydroxylase accessory protein YqeC has protein sequence MAASNHSLSLVSCLPLPERGVVTIYGAGGKTILMDVLARELTARKKTAIQTTTTKIFRPEDVPVVIGEDFPEVAGRLTTHIGMDGRVILGTKLLRENKIDGIDPAWPEALLENHVADYVIVEADGAARKPIKGYASYEPVFPTRSDLLIPVLGIEAIGQPVTSDHVHRCDAFRRLTGAPPDGPLAVSHFAGCMMHMIGLGQASSPDTPVVPLINKVDRLSGTGMIQEVAAALSGTDGRILFASLQNDHPVRFVYQGGKGKQGFEFSVVVLAAGGSVRMGRPKLSLRIQGKTLLENALTPIGRTGMKDVVVVFSEENEGLKELIPPGYRVVVNRRSREGISTSLKAGLAAVDPCSQGVLFALGDQPFIGAEVYARLMDHHRRNLPLLTWPTHGGKRGNPVLFDRRLWPQLLQ, from the coding sequence ATGGCCGCCTCTAATCATTCCCTGAGCCTCGTGTCCTGTCTGCCCCTGCCGGAGCGGGGGGTTGTGACTATCTACGGCGCAGGTGGCAAGACAATCCTCATGGACGTTCTGGCTCGCGAACTCACGGCGCGGAAGAAAACGGCCATCCAGACCACGACGACCAAAATTTTCCGACCCGAAGACGTGCCGGTCGTCATCGGTGAGGATTTCCCGGAGGTTGCGGGGCGGTTGACGACGCATATCGGGATGGACGGCCGGGTGATTCTCGGTACGAAGTTACTGCGGGAGAACAAGATTGACGGGATCGACCCGGCTTGGCCGGAAGCGCTCCTGGAGAATCACGTGGCCGATTATGTCATTGTTGAAGCGGACGGAGCGGCCCGGAAGCCGATCAAGGGCTATGCTTCCTATGAACCCGTTTTTCCGACCCGTTCCGATCTGTTGATACCCGTCTTGGGTATCGAGGCCATCGGTCAGCCGGTCACGTCGGACCATGTCCATCGATGCGACGCGTTCCGCCGGCTGACGGGAGCACCGCCGGACGGGCCCCTCGCGGTTTCGCACTTCGCCGGGTGCATGATGCACATGATCGGCCTTGGACAGGCGAGTTCGCCGGATACCCCCGTTGTCCCGCTGATAAACAAGGTGGACCGCCTGAGCGGCACCGGTATGATCCAAGAGGTGGCGGCGGCCCTTTCGGGTACGGATGGGCGTATCCTGTTTGCCTCTCTTCAAAATGACCATCCCGTCCGGTTCGTTTATCAGGGGGGCAAGGGGAAGCAGGGATTCGAGTTTTCCGTTGTGGTGCTGGCGGCGGGAGGATCGGTTCGGATGGGCCGGCCCAAGCTGTCTCTTCGGATTCAGGGCAAAACGCTTCTGGAAAACGCGCTTACGCCGATCGGTCGGACGGGAATGAAAGACGTCGTCGTGGTGTTCAGTGAAGAGAATGAGGGATTGAAAGAACTCATCCCGCCCGGTTATCGGGTTGTCGTCAACAGGCGAAGCCGTGAGGGCATTTCCACATCGTTGAAGGCGGGTCTGGCCGCCGTTGATCCATGCAGCCAGGGGGTTCTTTTCGCCCTGGGTGATCAGCCGTTTATTGGCGCGGAGGTTTATGCAAGGCTGATGGATCATCATCGCCGTAACCTGCCCCTTCTTACCTGGCCGACCCATGGAGGCAAAAGGGGAAACCCCGTACTCTTCGATCGCCGCCTCTGGCCGCAACTGCTGCAA